A portion of the Pseudarthrobacter defluvii genome contains these proteins:
- a CDS encoding S8 family serine peptidase, giving the protein MRKLFTAGLTAALLVLGPVPLALPANAAGGTSPQPGHVLVKFYDDGAAAGILHRRGLDGVDVGSTGARLVSVPAGSEDRFIEALSRDPAVEYAEADQPVAAFTSDQYFPRQYALQNDGQSFTNTAGDLTIPAGTPDADVDAVEAWDVTTGNGVKVAVLDSGVASDNPDIAPKVVARANSSGSATKAGDPVAEDYYGHGTHVAGSVAATTDNTIGVAGVCPGCTILAGKVLDDNGVGSSSALANGINWAVSNGAKVINMSLGVRASRTLETAVNNAWNKGVVLVAAAGNGGNQTKIYPGAYTHVIAVGATDNNDAKASFSTYGASWVDVAAPGVNVYSTFPNHPFVLATQNNRSQGYDVGNGSSMSSAIVAGAAALAWSSHPGATNTSIRADVESTADKVAGTGTYWAYGRVNAAGAVK; this is encoded by the coding sequence ATGAGAAAACTCTTCACCGCCGGCCTCACGGCAGCACTGCTGGTGCTCGGTCCCGTTCCGCTTGCCCTTCCCGCCAATGCTGCAGGAGGCACGTCGCCTCAGCCCGGGCACGTCCTCGTAAAGTTTTACGACGACGGCGCTGCCGCCGGCATCCTGCACAGGCGCGGACTGGACGGCGTGGACGTCGGCAGTACGGGCGCCAGACTGGTCAGCGTGCCCGCCGGCAGCGAAGACCGGTTCATCGAGGCGCTCAGCCGGGACCCCGCCGTCGAGTACGCCGAAGCGGACCAGCCGGTGGCAGCCTTCACCTCCGACCAGTACTTCCCGCGCCAGTACGCCCTGCAGAACGATGGGCAGTCGTTCACCAACACCGCAGGCGACCTCACCATTCCTGCCGGCACGCCCGACGCCGACGTGGATGCCGTCGAAGCGTGGGACGTGACCACCGGCAACGGCGTCAAGGTCGCGGTGCTGGATTCCGGCGTCGCCAGCGACAACCCGGACATCGCACCCAAGGTGGTGGCCCGCGCCAACTCCAGCGGCTCGGCCACCAAGGCAGGGGACCCGGTGGCCGAGGACTACTACGGCCACGGCACCCACGTGGCCGGCAGCGTCGCCGCCACCACCGACAACACCATCGGCGTGGCAGGGGTCTGCCCGGGCTGCACCATCCTGGCCGGAAAGGTCTTGGACGACAACGGCGTCGGTTCGAGCTCTGCCCTTGCGAACGGCATCAACTGGGCGGTCAGCAACGGCGCCAAGGTGATCAACATGAGCCTGGGGGTGCGGGCATCGCGGACCCTGGAAACCGCCGTCAACAACGCCTGGAACAAGGGCGTGGTCCTGGTGGCGGCTGCCGGCAACGGTGGGAACCAGACCAAGATCTACCCCGGCGCGTACACCCATGTCATCGCCGTCGGTGCCACCGACAATAACGACGCCAAAGCCTCGTTCTCCACCTACGGCGCAAGCTGGGTGGACGTTGCCGCTCCCGGCGTCAACGTCTACTCCACCTTCCCCAACCACCCCTTCGTGCTGGCCACCCAGAACAACCGGTCCCAGGGCTACGACGTGGGCAACGGAAGCTCGATGTCCTCGGCCATCGTGGCAGGAGCGGCGGCGCTCGCGTGGAGCTCGCATCCGGGCGCCACGAACACCTCCATCAGGGCAGACGTGGAATCCACCGCGGACAAGGTTGCCGGCACCGGCACGTACTGGGCCTACGGCCGGGTGAACGCCGCCGGCGCCGTTAAATAG
- a CDS encoding PKD domain-containing protein produces MKSEVFPGWLRQAVVLVLIAAAALVGAPPASADPVYGTQSIAYSGVANPPTSDKPQSKLWWNDGSWWADMWTSGSGWSIYRLDRPSATWVNTGVVNDTRGSTLADTMWDGSHLYIASHVVTISTDANPKPSVAGQPAYLYRYSYSSGKYTLDSGFPTVIANNSSESMTIDEDSTGAIWATWTQVAGNSTSGFTNTVYVNNSAPGGSSWAAPFVLPVSNPHPAPDDISAVVSYNKNKIGVMWSDQLTGSVWWASRTDGTSPTASSSWNFQPAIRGQGQADDHLNIKSLQSDTSGRVFAAVKTSLNDVSSDPTLPQLLLLVFKPGTGSFTQSTISTTGDCVSRPQIVLDTQNNLVRAFQTAPPTSVTGCAYSGVAGSIYEKTASMDNPVFGSGRGTPVIQSASSSNMNNVTTTKQGVDSSTGIVVMASDDVAKRYWYSDRPLGPAVTAPVASFTASPTSGTAPLNVAFTDTSTGTPTSWAWDFGDGSTSTAQNPAHSYAGAGTYTAKLTATNSGGSSSASTTITVSSSSTPPPAAGVGVVGSSTTYSGTAASAVSIGAPAGTAAGDVLVAAITTDLNPTMASVPAGWTPLVNGLGINSTSTSGARVFAYYHVVGASDPASYAWTLSTAVKWGGGITGYRGVNNTTPLDSSAATAVDATYNATSITAPSVTTATNGAMLVGGVGCDCAAPVVSSAPAGWTQRWQAAGGQIAELADKVQATAGASGTATWTLSGARAVAAWQVALKPAS; encoded by the coding sequence ATGAAGAGCGAAGTTTTCCCAGGTTGGTTACGGCAGGCCGTGGTTCTGGTCCTGATAGCGGCTGCCGCCCTGGTGGGAGCGCCGCCGGCTTCCGCAGATCCCGTCTACGGGACCCAGAGCATCGCCTACTCCGGCGTCGCCAATCCGCCCACGTCGGACAAGCCCCAGAGCAAGCTGTGGTGGAATGACGGCTCCTGGTGGGCGGACATGTGGACCAGCGGCAGCGGCTGGAGCATCTACCGGCTGGACCGGCCCAGCGCCACTTGGGTGAACACGGGCGTGGTCAATGACACCCGCGGCAGCACCCTGGCCGACACCATGTGGGACGGCAGCCACCTCTACATCGCCTCGCACGTGGTCACCATCTCCACCGACGCCAACCCGAAACCCTCTGTCGCCGGACAGCCCGCATACCTTTACCGGTACAGCTACTCCAGCGGCAAGTACACGCTCGACTCCGGGTTCCCCACCGTGATTGCCAACAACAGCAGCGAGTCGATGACCATCGACGAGGACAGCACGGGCGCCATCTGGGCCACATGGACGCAGGTGGCGGGCAACAGCACCAGCGGTTTCACCAACACCGTCTACGTAAACAACTCGGCGCCCGGCGGCTCCAGTTGGGCTGCGCCGTTCGTCCTCCCGGTCTCCAACCCGCACCCGGCACCGGATGACATTTCTGCCGTGGTGTCCTACAACAAGAACAAAATTGGCGTGATGTGGAGCGACCAGCTCACCGGCTCGGTATGGTGGGCCTCGCGCACCGATGGGACCTCCCCCACGGCGTCATCGTCCTGGAACTTCCAGCCGGCCATCCGGGGCCAAGGGCAGGCCGACGACCACCTGAACATCAAGTCCCTGCAGTCGGATACCAGCGGCCGCGTCTTCGCCGCGGTGAAGACCAGCCTGAACGACGTCTCCAGTGATCCCACGCTGCCGCAGTTGCTGCTGCTGGTCTTCAAGCCGGGCACGGGTTCCTTCACCCAGTCCACCATCTCCACAACGGGTGATTGCGTCAGCAGGCCGCAGATAGTCCTGGACACCCAGAACAACCTGGTCCGCGCTTTCCAGACAGCCCCGCCCACGTCAGTGACCGGCTGCGCGTACTCCGGGGTGGCCGGCAGCATCTACGAGAAGACGGCGTCCATGGACAACCCGGTGTTTGGCAGCGGCCGCGGGACCCCCGTCATCCAGAGCGCATCGTCGTCCAACATGAACAATGTGACCACCACCAAGCAGGGTGTGGACAGTTCCACGGGCATCGTGGTCATGGCCAGTGACGACGTGGCCAAGCGCTACTGGTACTCGGACCGTCCGCTGGGACCGGCGGTCACGGCACCGGTGGCATCCTTCACGGCCTCCCCCACATCCGGCACAGCGCCGCTGAACGTCGCCTTCACTGACACGTCCACCGGCACGCCCACCTCCTGGGCCTGGGACTTTGGCGACGGCAGCACCTCCACCGCGCAGAACCCCGCCCACAGCTACGCGGGAGCCGGCACCTACACGGCCAAGCTCACGGCCACGAACAGCGGCGGGTCCAGTTCTGCCAGCACCACGATCACCGTCAGCTCCTCCTCCACACCGCCGCCGGCCGCAGGGGTAGGCGTCGTCGGCTCGTCCACCACTTATTCGGGAACGGCGGCTTCCGCCGTCTCCATCGGTGCCCCCGCCGGAACCGCTGCCGGTGATGTCCTGGTCGCCGCCATCACCACGGACCTGAACCCCACCATGGCCTCCGTCCCGGCGGGCTGGACTCCGCTGGTCAACGGCCTGGGCATCAACAGCACCTCCACCTCCGGTGCCAGGGTCTTTGCCTATTACCACGTGGTGGGCGCCTCGGATCCTGCCAGCTACGCGTGGACGCTCAGCACGGCCGTGAAGTGGGGCGGCGGCATCACCGGTTACCGGGGCGTGAACAACACCACGCCGCTTGACTCCTCTGCAGCGACGGCCGTGGACGCCACCTACAACGCCACCAGCATCACCGCCCCCAGCGTCACAACGGCCACCAACGGCGCCATGCTGGTCGGCGGCGTGGGCTGTGACTGCGCAGCCCCTGTGGTTTCCTCCGCGCCGGCCGGCTGGACCCAGCGCTGGCAGGCCGCCGGTGGGCAGATTGCCGAACTCGCGGACAAGGTGCAGGCAACCGCCGGAGCCAGCGGAACAGCTACCTGGACCCTGAGCGGTGCGCGTGCAGTTGCCGCCTGGCAGGTCGCGCTGAAGCCGGCCAGCTAG
- a CDS encoding alkaline phosphatase D family protein: MDNISRRTLISAGLGAGLVAALPGAAVAVSTADDAGLRNDPFMLGIASGEPWPDGFVLWSRLALNPVAEDGLGGMPSRPVAVQWEVAEDESMRKVVARGVEQARPEAAHSVHVELRGLKAGREYFYRFRAGKHLSPVGRTLTSPALHETPAALAMAFASCAQYEHGYFTAYRRLAEDHPDLVLHLGDYLYEYKKDSYVIGGGNPRDHEGPETVTLESYRQRHAQYKADADLQAAHAVAPWAVVWDDHEVDNNWADDVPENKDAGQLNDSVEHFRQRRAAAFQAYYENMPLRPSSLPAGPDMKIYRKIQWGQLANFHMMDTRQYRDDQLAGDGWKKNVTERLAEDRTITGAEQEKWLLDGFRNSTQRWDILGQQVFFAERDRNKAPEIDDVSMDGWDGYAASRRRITQGWVDANVRNAVVLTGDVHRHWANDVKVDYKDPASPVVGSELVCTSITSTGDGSGSTTDATMAWNPHLKFYNDNRGYVNTRITKDAMTADFRVLDHVTTPGAPVSTKASFEIRDGAPGLQSRA, encoded by the coding sequence ATGGACAACATCTCCCGCAGAACCCTTATCTCGGCCGGCCTCGGCGCCGGCCTGGTCGCAGCCCTGCCGGGCGCCGCCGTCGCGGTTTCCACCGCTGACGACGCCGGCCTCCGCAACGATCCCTTCATGCTCGGCATCGCGTCAGGCGAGCCGTGGCCGGACGGCTTCGTCCTCTGGAGCCGCCTGGCCCTGAATCCCGTGGCGGAGGACGGCCTGGGCGGCATGCCGTCCCGCCCCGTGGCCGTGCAGTGGGAGGTGGCCGAGGACGAAAGCATGCGGAAGGTGGTGGCCCGCGGCGTGGAGCAGGCCCGTCCTGAAGCTGCGCATTCGGTGCACGTGGAGCTGCGCGGGTTGAAGGCCGGCCGCGAGTACTTCTACCGGTTTCGCGCCGGCAAGCACCTCAGCCCAGTGGGCCGCACCCTCACCAGCCCGGCCCTCCACGAGACGCCCGCCGCCCTGGCCATGGCGTTCGCCAGCTGCGCGCAGTACGAACACGGCTACTTCACCGCCTACCGCCGCCTGGCCGAGGACCACCCGGACCTGGTGCTGCACCTGGGCGACTACCTGTATGAATACAAGAAGGACAGCTACGTGATCGGCGGCGGCAACCCCCGCGACCACGAGGGCCCGGAGACCGTCACGCTGGAGAGCTACCGGCAGCGGCACGCCCAGTACAAGGCCGACGCCGACCTGCAGGCTGCGCACGCCGTCGCACCGTGGGCAGTGGTGTGGGATGACCACGAGGTGGACAACAACTGGGCGGACGACGTGCCCGAGAACAAGGACGCCGGCCAGCTCAACGACAGCGTGGAGCACTTCCGGCAGCGCCGCGCCGCCGCGTTCCAGGCGTACTACGAGAACATGCCCCTGCGCCCGTCTTCCCTCCCGGCCGGTCCGGACATGAAGATCTACCGGAAGATCCAGTGGGGCCAGCTGGCCAACTTCCACATGATGGATACCCGGCAGTACCGCGACGACCAGCTGGCCGGCGACGGCTGGAAGAAGAACGTCACCGAACGCCTGGCTGAGGACCGCACCATCACCGGCGCCGAGCAGGAAAAGTGGCTGCTGGACGGCTTCCGCAACTCCACGCAGCGCTGGGACATCCTGGGCCAGCAGGTCTTCTTCGCCGAGCGGGACCGCAACAAGGCACCTGAGATCGATGACGTGTCCATGGACGGCTGGGACGGCTACGCGGCCTCCCGCCGCCGCATCACCCAGGGCTGGGTGGACGCCAACGTCCGCAACGCCGTCGTACTCACCGGCGATGTGCACCGGCACTGGGCCAACGACGTCAAAGTGGACTACAAGGACCCCGCCTCGCCCGTGGTTGGCTCGGAACTGGTGTGCACGTCCATCACCTCCACCGGCGACGGCAGCGGCTCCACCACGGACGCCACCATGGCCTGGAACCCGCACCTGAAGTTCTACAACGACAACCGCGGCTACGTGAACACCCGCATCACCAAGGACGCCATGACGGCTGACTTCCGGGTGCTGGACCACGTCACGACGCCGGGCGCACCCGTTTCCACCAAGGCCTCCTTCGAAATCCGCGACGGCGCCCCGGGGCTTCAGTCGCGCGCCTGA
- a CDS encoding SDR family oxidoreductase — MPRTSVVTGAASGIGKATKELLEQRGERVIGVDLHDAEVVADLASAEGRAALVDAVRKVSGGRIDAIYANAGLASAAPPTVAVNFFGAIATLEKLRPLLRESEAPRAVVVSSMAALMASDEELVGRLTAGDEQAAMARAEVLAKEPTTGGLIYCSTKLALSRWVRRQAATADWAGAGIPLNAVAPGIIATPMTAEMIDTEQERESLLKVVPMPLNGIAEPVVVARLLAWLNSAENTHLCGQIVYVDGGSDVVLRGDSVW, encoded by the coding sequence ATGCCCCGCACCTCCGTCGTCACCGGCGCCGCCTCCGGCATTGGCAAGGCAACCAAGGAACTCCTGGAACAGCGGGGCGAACGCGTGATCGGGGTGGACCTGCACGACGCCGAGGTAGTGGCCGATCTTGCCAGCGCGGAAGGAAGGGCCGCATTGGTGGACGCTGTACGAAAAGTCAGCGGCGGCAGGATCGATGCCATATACGCCAATGCCGGACTCGCATCCGCGGCGCCGCCGACTGTCGCCGTCAACTTCTTTGGAGCGATAGCAACACTCGAAAAACTCCGGCCCCTGCTGAGGGAATCCGAAGCCCCACGCGCGGTGGTGGTCTCATCCATGGCAGCCCTCATGGCCAGCGACGAAGAGCTGGTGGGGCGGCTGACCGCAGGAGACGAGCAGGCAGCCATGGCCCGCGCCGAGGTCCTGGCCAAGGAACCGACCACTGGCGGGCTCATCTACTGTTCCACGAAGCTCGCATTGTCCCGGTGGGTCCGCCGCCAGGCCGCCACCGCCGACTGGGCCGGAGCCGGGATCCCCCTGAACGCCGTGGCTCCCGGAATCATTGCCACCCCCATGACCGCCGAGATGATCGATACCGAACAAGAACGAGAGTCGCTGTTGAAAGTGGTCCCAATGCCACTGAACGGGATTGCCGAACCGGTTGTCGTGGCCCGCCTGCTGGCCTGGCTCAACAGCGCTGAGAACACGCACCTTTGCGGGCAGATCGTCTACGTGGACGGCGGCAGCGACGTGGTGCTGCGCGGCGACTCGGTCTGGTGA